The sequence GTACTCCTCGAACTCGCGCACCACGAAACGCGGGAGGCCCCCTGCCTCGTTTGCGCGCTCGAGAAATTGGTGCCAGTACTCCTCGACGACCTGGTACAGGAGGGTATCCTCGGGGCGACGTCGGGCAGAACTCGGAGACATCCAGCGCTTCTAGTCGGCGTCGCCGACCGACCTCGGGTCTCGCCTCGCGCAGTCGCGCTTGCGGTTCAGCCGTGCGGTAAACTGCCTCGATGCCACTTCGGAAGCTCTCGGGCAAGACTGCCCTCGTGACCGGCGCGTCTAGCGGGGTGGGAGTGGACTTCGCCCGGCAACTTGCCGGAGCCGGCAGCCACCTGGTCCTCACTGCGCGGCGCGAGGATCTGCTCCGCAGTCTCGCCGAGGACCTGAAGGGCAAACACGGCGTGGACGCCGAGATCCTGGCGCCAGCCGAGCATCGTCCCGGGCTTCATGAATGCCCTTTCGGCCTGGTCCAACCGCTTCTTTCCCCGCCAGTAGTCCTCCGACGTCGCCAACCGCCTCATGCACTGAGTTCCGGACACGGTCCCGCGGCCGTGTAAAATGGATATCCGGCCCGCTTAGTTCAGTTGGATAGAACGCGACCGTCCTAAGGTTGATGTCGGGGGTTCGAGTCCCTCAGCGGGCGCCAAAAGGACAGAGTGGCTGGATCTGACAGGTCCAGTCGCTCTCCGTTTCGCGTCACGGAGGCGGCGGATGCAAGCAGGCCGAAGGGTTGGCGGTACGAGGGGGTGAGCTCGCCATCCTTCAAGGTGCAGTTCAAAAGTACGATTTCGAGCAGCTTGCGCTTTTCGGCGGCCTCCTGCTCCAGAAAGCGCGGATAGAGGGTTCTGGCCAGTTCGAGAGTCCGGACGCCGAGTTCCATGAACTGCTGGTCCGCGACCTGGTGGCCGCGCAGGCGATCGCGGATCTTGTCCAGCTCGGCCAGGGTCTCCGGCATGTCGTCGTAGAGTCGCCGCAGGAAGAGTTCTGCCAGGCGGGCGTCATCTGCCGATAGATCCTGCCACAACATTCTGACGATCGTCTCGAAGTGTCCGGAGCGGTCCTGCTGCCGGCGGAAGCTCTCGGCCCCGTTGCCCCGTTGGGGCGGACCGGGGGCCGAGGGCGTCGTC is a genomic window of Candidatus Tanganyikabacteria bacterium containing:
- a CDS encoding SDR family NAD(P)-dependent oxidoreductase, with the translated sequence MPLRKLSGKTALVTGASSGVGVDFARQLAGAGSHLVLTARREDLLRSLAEDLKGKHGVDAEILAPAEHRPGLHECPFGLVQPLLSPPVVLRRRQPPHALSSGHGPAAV